One Kitasatospora sp. NBC_01266 genomic window carries:
- a CDS encoding cobalamin B12-binding domain-containing protein, translated as MGVSGPIRVVVAKPGLDGHDRGAKVIARALRDAGMEVIYTGLHQTPEQVVDTAIQEDADGIGLSILSGAHMTLCARVIELLKERDAADIKVFCGGIVPAEDIAELKAMGVADIFTPGTPTSAVVAWVEANLRAAG; from the coding sequence ATGGGTGTGTCAGGCCCGATCCGGGTGGTGGTCGCCAAGCCGGGGCTCGACGGCCACGACCGCGGCGCCAAGGTGATCGCGCGTGCGCTGCGCGACGCCGGCATGGAGGTGATCTACACGGGCCTGCACCAGACGCCCGAGCAGGTGGTCGACACCGCGATCCAGGAGGACGCGGACGGCATCGGCCTGTCGATCCTCTCCGGCGCGCACATGACGCTGTGCGCCCGGGTTATCGAGCTGCTCAAGGAGCGGGACGCGGCGGACATCAAGGTGTTCTGCGGCGGCATCGTTCCGGCCGAGGACATCGCCGAGCTCAAGGCGATGGGCGTGGCCGACATCTTCACCCCCGGCACGCCCACCAGCGCCGTGGTGGCCTGGGTCGAGGCCAACCTGCGCGCGGCCGGCTGA
- the pcrA gene encoding DNA helicase PcrA: protein MSSLFDDLPLPGFESFQAKPAADALPVDFAEEPPPEGYYGHDEGDHPDEEIPADLFRTDYAAQAERDAYYRNGAHRTVADPAQLLEGMNDPQREAVLHAGSPLLIVAGAGSGKTRVLTHRIAYLLGARGVQPGEILAITFTNKAAGEMRERVEQLVGPRARAMWVSTFHSACVRILRRESKRLGFTSSFSIYDSADSQRLMALVCRDLDLDPKQFPPKSFTSKVSNLKNELIDEETYAAQAANPLERKLAEAYALYQRRLREANALDFDDIIMTTVNLLQAFPDAAEHYRRRFRHILVDEYQDTNHAQYMLVRELTGGAAGSVPKRTVDGDLVNPAAAGLVGLEPAELCVVGDADQSIYAFRGATIRNILQFEEDYPSATTILLEQNYRSTQTILSAANAVIERNTSRREKKLWTAGEHGEKVVGYVADDEHGEAQFIAEEIDRLTDAGDAKPGDVAIFYRTNAQSRVFEEVFIRVGLPYKVVGGVRFYERKEVRDVLAYLRVLSNPEDTVPLRRILNVPKRGIGDRAEAMIEALAARERISFAQALLRVDEAYGMAARSANAVRKFNELLASLRQVVESGAGPAAVLEAVLEETGYLAELQSSTDPQDETRVENLQELASVALEYEQDPGERPDAGEDGAPPVGSLADFLERVALVADSDQIPDDEEGAGVITMMTLHTAKGLEFPVVFLTGMEDGIFPHMRALSQVKELEEERRLAYVGLTRARQRLYLTRSVLRSAWGQPAYNPASRFLEEIPGELVEWKRTGAAAVPPSRGLATGGSRGSGGAGSGAGYGSGAGSASPKAGWGKSARKVAEREVVALAVGDRVSHDTFGLGTVAAVEGVGDRAKATVDFGSAGRKQLLLRYAPVEKL, encoded by the coding sequence ATGAGTAGCCTCTTTGACGACCTCCCGCTGCCCGGCTTCGAGTCCTTCCAGGCGAAGCCCGCCGCCGACGCGCTGCCCGTCGACTTCGCCGAGGAGCCCCCACCGGAGGGCTACTACGGCCACGACGAGGGCGACCACCCGGACGAGGAGATCCCGGCGGATCTCTTCCGCACCGACTACGCCGCGCAGGCCGAGCGCGACGCCTACTACCGCAACGGCGCGCACCGCACCGTGGCCGACCCGGCCCAGCTGCTCGAGGGCATGAACGACCCGCAGCGCGAGGCCGTGCTGCACGCCGGGTCGCCGCTGCTGATCGTGGCCGGCGCCGGGTCCGGCAAGACCCGGGTGCTGACCCACCGGATCGCCTACCTGCTGGGCGCCCGGGGCGTGCAGCCCGGCGAGATCCTGGCGATCACCTTCACCAACAAGGCGGCCGGCGAGATGCGCGAGCGCGTCGAGCAGCTGGTCGGGCCGCGGGCCCGGGCGATGTGGGTCTCCACCTTCCACAGCGCCTGCGTGCGGATCCTGCGCCGGGAGAGCAAGCGGCTCGGCTTCACCTCCAGCTTCTCGATCTACGACTCGGCGGACTCGCAGCGCCTGATGGCCCTGGTCTGCCGCGATCTGGACCTGGACCCCAAGCAGTTCCCGCCGAAGTCCTTCACCAGCAAGGTCTCCAACCTCAAGAACGAGCTGATCGACGAGGAGACCTACGCGGCGCAGGCGGCCAACCCGCTGGAGCGCAAGCTCGCCGAGGCCTACGCGCTCTACCAGCGCCGGCTGCGCGAGGCCAACGCGCTGGACTTCGACGACATCATCATGACCACGGTCAACCTGCTGCAGGCCTTCCCGGACGCGGCCGAGCACTACCGGCGACGCTTCCGGCACATCCTGGTCGACGAGTACCAGGACACCAACCACGCCCAGTACATGCTGGTGCGCGAGCTGACCGGCGGCGCGGCCGGCTCGGTGCCCAAGCGCACGGTGGACGGCGACCTGGTCAACCCGGCGGCGGCCGGCCTGGTCGGCCTCGAGCCCGCCGAGCTCTGCGTGGTGGGTGACGCGGACCAGTCGATCTACGCCTTCCGCGGCGCCACCATCCGCAACATCCTCCAGTTCGAGGAGGACTACCCCAGCGCGACCACGATCCTGCTGGAGCAGAACTACCGCTCCACCCAGACCATCCTGAGCGCCGCCAACGCGGTCATCGAGCGCAACACCAGCCGCCGCGAGAAGAAGCTCTGGACCGCCGGCGAGCACGGCGAGAAGGTGGTCGGCTACGTCGCCGACGACGAGCACGGCGAGGCGCAGTTCATCGCCGAGGAGATCGACCGGCTCACCGACGCGGGCGACGCCAAGCCCGGCGACGTGGCGATCTTCTACCGGACCAACGCGCAGTCCCGGGTCTTCGAGGAGGTGTTCATCCGGGTCGGCCTGCCGTACAAGGTGGTCGGCGGGGTGCGCTTCTACGAGCGCAAGGAGGTCCGCGACGTGCTGGCCTACCTGCGGGTGCTCTCCAACCCCGAGGACACCGTGCCGCTGCGCCGGATCCTCAACGTGCCCAAGCGCGGCATCGGCGACCGGGCCGAGGCGATGATCGAGGCCCTCGCCGCCCGCGAGCGGATCTCCTTCGCCCAGGCGCTGCTGCGGGTGGACGAGGCGTACGGGATGGCCGCGCGCTCGGCCAACGCGGTTCGCAAGTTCAACGAGCTGCTGGCCTCGCTGCGCCAGGTGGTCGAGTCGGGGGCCGGGCCGGCCGCCGTGCTGGAGGCCGTCCTGGAGGAGACCGGGTACCTGGCCGAGCTGCAGTCCTCCACCGACCCGCAGGACGAGACCCGGGTGGAGAACCTCCAGGAGCTCGCCTCGGTGGCCCTGGAGTACGAGCAGGACCCCGGCGAGCGGCCGGACGCGGGCGAGGACGGCGCGCCGCCGGTCGGCTCGCTGGCCGACTTCCTGGAGCGGGTCGCGCTGGTCGCCGACTCCGACCAGATCCCGGACGACGAGGAGGGCGCGGGCGTCATCACGATGATGACCTTGCACACCGCCAAGGGCCTGGAGTTCCCGGTGGTCTTCCTGACCGGTATGGAGGACGGGATCTTCCCGCACATGCGGGCGCTCAGCCAGGTCAAGGAGCTGGAGGAGGAGCGCCGGCTGGCGTACGTCGGCCTGACCCGGGCCCGGCAGCGGCTCTACCTGACCCGCAGCGTGCTGCGCAGCGCCTGGGGGCAGCCGGCCTACAACCCGGCCTCCCGCTTCCTGGAGGAGATCCCGGGCGAGCTGGTCGAGTGGAAGCGCACCGGCGCCGCCGCCGTGCCGCCCTCGCGCGGGCTGGCGACGGGTGGCTCGCGCGGCTCGGGCGGGGCCGGCTCGGGTGCCGGCTACGGTTCGGGGGCCGGCTCGGCCTCGCCGAAGGCCGGCTGGGGCAAGTCGGCGCGCAAGGTGGCCGAGCGCGAGGTGGTCGCGCTCGCGGTCGGCGACCGGGTCAGCCACGACACCTTCGGGCTCGGTACGGTGGCCGCGGTCGAGGGTGTGGGCGACCGGGCGAAGGCGACGGTCGACTTCGGCTCCGCCGGGCGTAAGCAGTTGCTGCTCCGCTACGCCCCGGTCGAGAAGTTGTAG
- a CDS encoding glycosyltransferase family 39 protein, whose product MSTSADVGTTDSMTAVPGGVAPARRRSWRPDERWRRLLASTSWCWPALITLAVGLRDSSRPEVWRDELATWTAATRSTGQLWAMLQHVDAVSGLYYLLMHFWVSAFGYSATVFRLPTALAMTAASVFVVLTGRKVFGARAGLAAGLLFAVFPSVSRYAQEARSYAFVVLAVAAANWLLLRALERPTVRRWLPYSLSIALAGLFHMVSLVVLVPHAVVVVMRWRRERGARLPLGHAAAVMVAMLPVIPLVLLGQRQVQRQISWLPTPDLQTFVDLWQNLFASPLVSGCVIALCVLPAAWPRGRRRAVEIGLIAALPILLVWIISQGSVSYFLDRYLLFTVPAWAVLAAGGLTALRPRALIPLGLVATALLGVQNQYDIRMPDIKEWTDEKAAARIVADGYRPGDGIVPVRGDKKFMMLDFAMDFYLPKNVRPTDVFQARTAAQADDLYPVDCSRPDVCAEGFQRIWVLTYGGARDPYQAIPQAQAQVLETEFTAVRIDTAARGLVVSLLERKPVAA is encoded by the coding sequence ATGAGCACCAGCGCTGATGTGGGCACCACCGATTCGATGACGGCAGTACCCGGCGGCGTGGCGCCCGCCAGGAGGCGGTCATGGCGACCTGACGAACGCTGGAGACGGCTGCTCGCCAGCACCAGCTGGTGCTGGCCGGCGCTGATCACCCTCGCCGTCGGCCTGCGCGACAGCTCCCGCCCGGAGGTGTGGCGCGACGAACTGGCGACCTGGACCGCGGCCACCCGCAGCACCGGTCAGCTGTGGGCCATGCTCCAGCACGTGGACGCGGTCTCCGGGCTCTACTACCTGCTGATGCACTTCTGGGTATCCGCGTTCGGGTACTCGGCGACCGTCTTCCGGCTTCCCACGGCCCTCGCGATGACCGCCGCGTCGGTCTTCGTGGTGCTGACCGGGCGCAAGGTCTTCGGGGCGCGGGCCGGCCTGGCGGCGGGCCTGCTGTTCGCGGTCTTCCCCAGCGTGTCGAGGTACGCCCAGGAGGCCCGCTCGTACGCCTTCGTGGTGCTCGCGGTCGCCGCGGCGAACTGGCTGCTGCTGCGGGCGCTGGAGCGGCCGACGGTGCGGCGCTGGCTGCCGTACTCGCTGAGCATCGCGCTGGCCGGGCTGTTCCACATGGTCTCGCTGGTCGTGCTGGTACCGCACGCCGTGGTCGTCGTGATGCGGTGGCGGCGCGAGCGCGGGGCCCGGCTGCCGCTCGGCCACGCGGCGGCGGTCATGGTGGCCATGCTGCCGGTGATCCCGCTGGTGCTGCTCGGTCAGCGGCAGGTGCAGCGGCAGATCTCCTGGCTGCCCACGCCGGATCTGCAGACCTTCGTCGATCTCTGGCAGAACCTGTTCGCCTCACCGCTGGTGAGCGGCTGCGTGATCGCGCTCTGCGTGCTGCCGGCCGCGTGGCCGCGCGGCCGCCGGCGGGCGGTGGAGATCGGGCTGATCGCGGCGCTGCCGATCCTGCTGGTCTGGATCATCTCGCAGGGCAGCGTCTCCTACTTCCTCGACCGCTACCTGCTCTTCACCGTGCCGGCCTGGGCCGTGCTCGCGGCCGGCGGACTGACCGCGCTGCGCCCCCGGGCGCTGATCCCGCTCGGCCTGGTCGCCACCGCGCTGCTGGGCGTGCAGAACCAGTACGACATCCGGATGCCCGACATCAAGGAGTGGACCGACGAGAAGGCCGCCGCCCGGATCGTGGCCGACGGCTACCGGCCGGGCGACGGGATCGTCCCGGTCCGCGGCGACAAGAAGTTCATGATGCTCGACTTCGCGATGGACTTCTACCTGCCGAAGAACGTCCGGCCCACCGACGTCTTCCAGGCCAGGACGGCCGCCCAGGCGGACGATCTCTATCCGGTGGACTGCAGCCGGCCGGACGTCTGCGCCGAGGGCTTCCAGCGGATCTGGGTGCTCACCTACGGCGGGGCCCGTGATCCCTACCAGGCGATCCCGCAGGCCCAGGCCCAGGTGCTGGAGACCGAGTTCACCGCGGTGCGGATCGACACGGCGGCCCGCGGACTGGTCGTCTCCCTGCTGGAGCGCAAGCCCGTCGCGGCGTAG
- a CDS encoding glycosyltransferase family 39 protein, with product MTTQLAGPHADEGAGAHRANRLGGAGVGRGFGGYRTRLLTSGRNAGPALLGYAAVRAIGVLIVLLWRHKHGESGLHRLSTMWDAYWYADIAQHGYAGSVPVPGPHGPYQAYAFFPSYPLLIRAGHLLLPLSISQAALLVAWFASLVAAWGIFAVGSHLYGRRVGTIAAVLWGVTPYSVVESLAYSELMFTAFTAWAMYAAVRRRWIVAGLLSTLAGLTRPTAVAVAGAVCLGAALALVSQWWRTRRGTMPSEERVAWWRPVVGGLIAPLGFVGFVLWVGVQKHSLTGYFKVQEAWQSQFDFGRSTVHSFRDILGTSNTLWMSDVVVAITLVASVMLFVLSILQRQPVVLVALSGLVLLLALGDASYFNSRARFLIPAFALLFPLAGALARVRTKGAVATVMTFAAVTSGLFGGYLAFVYTNSP from the coding sequence GTGACCACCCAGCTTGCGGGTCCGCACGCTGACGAAGGTGCGGGGGCCCACCGGGCGAACCGTCTGGGCGGTGCGGGGGTCGGGCGCGGGTTCGGCGGCTACCGGACGCGGCTGCTGACTTCGGGCCGCAACGCCGGCCCGGCGCTGCTGGGCTACGCGGCGGTCCGGGCGATCGGCGTCCTCATCGTGCTGCTCTGGCGCCACAAGCACGGCGAGTCGGGCCTGCACCGGCTCAGCACCATGTGGGACGCCTACTGGTACGCCGACATCGCCCAGCACGGCTACGCCGGGTCGGTGCCGGTGCCCGGGCCGCACGGTCCGTACCAGGCCTACGCGTTCTTCCCGAGCTACCCGCTGCTGATCAGGGCGGGCCACCTGCTGCTGCCGCTGTCGATCAGCCAGGCCGCGCTGCTGGTGGCCTGGTTCGCCTCGCTGGTGGCGGCCTGGGGGATCTTCGCGGTCGGCAGCCACCTGTACGGGCGCCGGGTCGGCACCATCGCGGCGGTGCTCTGGGGGGTCACGCCCTACTCCGTGGTCGAGAGCCTGGCCTACTCGGAGCTGATGTTCACCGCCTTCACCGCCTGGGCGATGTACGCGGCGGTCAGGCGGCGGTGGATCGTGGCCGGTCTGCTCAGCACGCTGGCGGGCCTCACCCGGCCGACCGCGGTCGCGGTCGCGGGCGCGGTCTGCCTCGGTGCCGCGCTCGCGCTGGTGTCGCAGTGGTGGCGGACCCGGCGCGGCACGATGCCCTCGGAGGAGCGGGTCGCCTGGTGGCGCCCGGTCGTCGGCGGGCTGATCGCCCCGCTCGGCTTCGTCGGCTTCGTCCTCTGGGTCGGCGTGCAGAAGCACAGCCTGACCGGCTACTTCAAGGTGCAGGAGGCGTGGCAGTCGCAGTTCGACTTCGGCCGCTCCACCGTGCACTCGTTCCGGGACATCCTGGGGACCAGCAACACGCTCTGGATGTCCGACGTGGTGGTGGCGATCACCCTGGTGGCCTCGGTGATGCTCTTCGTCCTGTCGATCCTGCAGCGGCAGCCGGTCGTGCTGGTGGCGCTGAGCGGACTCGTCCTGCTGCTGGCGCTGGGCGACGCGTCCTACTTCAACTCGCGGGCACGCTTCCTGATCCCGGCGTTCGCCCTGCTCTTCCCGCTGGCCGGCGCGCTTGCCCGGGTGCGGACCAAGGGCGCGGTGGCGACCGTCATGACCTTCGCGGCGGTCACCTCGGGACTTTTCGGCGGGTACCTCGCCTTCGTCTACACCAACTCGCCGTGA
- a CDS encoding glycosyltransferase family 87 protein produces the protein MLPDTSTEAGAHPDDAVRAPVPRRGSPGPSLWAPDTWPVRLLAPVGYWACSRLLMIALLFSLKIDATGEMHTLYEGWSRQLARGSYPIGDPTWQYPPGAAFVMLAPRLIPGVNFVQGFVIVVFLADAAVMASLVLAGRSRQRSLAGAWIWVLGLPLMLYVPYARYDLIVTALAVFALLAVERRPWLGGVLAGVGAMVKVWPAFAVFGAPRGRGLRSVCLGFAASALALTVIAVGFFHGPFDFLNAQGSRGVEFESLGGSVLLVARFLGYPGTIQYHFGSMEFLGPYVSEIADGLVVLSVLGFCWLLLWRLRARTWNAATTADAALAAVLVFTTTSRVISPQYFIWLIGLGAVCLTFRETTQRAVVVLLVGATALTSIEYPLFYDNVLRGSATFTTVLVLRNVLLLLAMVMSCVGLWRSTVQRR, from the coding sequence ATGCTGCCGGACACGTCCACCGAGGCCGGGGCGCACCCCGATGACGCGGTGCGGGCGCCGGTCCCGCGCCGTGGGTCGCCCGGCCCGTCGCTCTGGGCGCCCGACACCTGGCCGGTCAGACTGCTGGCCCCGGTGGGCTACTGGGCCTGCAGCCGGCTGCTGATGATCGCGCTGCTCTTCTCGCTGAAGATCGACGCGACCGGCGAGATGCACACGCTCTACGAGGGGTGGAGCCGTCAACTGGCCCGGGGCAGTTACCCGATCGGTGATCCGACCTGGCAGTACCCGCCGGGCGCCGCCTTCGTGATGCTGGCCCCCCGGCTCATCCCGGGAGTGAACTTCGTCCAGGGCTTCGTCATCGTGGTGTTCCTCGCGGACGCCGCGGTCATGGCGAGCCTGGTGCTGGCCGGCCGCAGCCGGCAGCGCAGCCTGGCCGGGGCCTGGATCTGGGTCCTCGGCCTGCCGCTGATGCTCTACGTCCCCTACGCGCGCTACGACCTGATCGTGACCGCCCTGGCCGTGTTCGCGCTGCTCGCGGTGGAGCGCCGGCCGTGGCTCGGCGGGGTGCTGGCCGGAGTGGGTGCGATGGTCAAGGTCTGGCCGGCGTTCGCGGTGTTCGGCGCTCCGCGCGGGCGCGGCCTGCGATCGGTCTGCCTGGGCTTCGCCGCCTCGGCGCTGGCCCTCACCGTGATCGCGGTCGGCTTCTTCCACGGACCCTTCGACTTCCTGAACGCTCAGGGCAGTCGGGGCGTGGAGTTCGAGTCCCTCGGGGGGAGCGTGCTGCTGGTGGCCCGGTTCCTCGGCTACCCGGGGACCATCCAATACCACTTCGGCTCGATGGAGTTCCTCGGCCCGTACGTCTCCGAGATCGCCGACGGGCTGGTCGTGTTGAGCGTGCTGGGGTTCTGCTGGCTGCTGCTGTGGCGCCTGCGCGCCCGGACCTGGAACGCTGCCACGACCGCCGATGCCGCCCTGGCCGCCGTGTTGGTTTTCACCACAACGAGCAGGGTGATCAGCCCGCAGTACTTCATCTGGCTGATCGGTCTCGGCGCGGTCTGCCTGACCTTCCGGGAGACGACCCAGCGCGCGGTCGTGGTGCTGCTGGTCGGTGCCACCGCACTGACCTCGATCGAGTACCCGCTCTTCTACGACAACGTGCTGCGGGGCTCCGCCACCTTCACCACCGTGCTGGTGCTGCGCAACGTCCTGCTGCTGCTGGCCATGGTCATGTCCTGCGTCGGGCTGTGGCGATCGACCGTACAGAGACGCTGA
- a CDS encoding acyltransferase family protein translates to MPMSPHRTGVEPTGGSAPGNGRTDGKRAGRPRLYVLDGLRLLAALAVVFWHYTGYQQHPKMWGGNSSAMVPELSSWAAYGWSGVELFFLISGFVICMSAWGRTVGEFFVSRVVRLFPAYWVCLLVTSAIVLTARPTWMWNIDKFHYSDVLTNMTMMQNGVGGAMDIDPVYWTLWIELRFYIMFAVLVALGGLTYRRVVMFCAVWTLGTVATAASGWAVLDLVFDPEYAPLFIAGIALYLIHRFGSDLLLWSIVGFNWLLAQHRMRQIMSGYANDAGHRLSFTVGVLIVTAYFLVMAAAALGRLDWIRGRWIVTAGALTYPLYLLHEEIGWYLISELHEHLNPYVLVFFLVGAMLVASWLVHRLVERPLSKVLKRRLTAALERARRIDAADRDPLWATVAATAAEPAVEQCSSSPQ, encoded by the coding sequence ATGCCAATGTCTCCGCACCGCACCGGTGTTGAGCCGACCGGCGGGTCCGCACCGGGCAACGGCCGTACCGACGGGAAGCGGGCGGGCAGACCGCGTCTCTACGTGCTCGACGGGCTGCGCCTGCTGGCGGCGCTCGCGGTCGTGTTCTGGCACTACACCGGGTACCAGCAGCACCCGAAGATGTGGGGCGGCAATTCCTCCGCGATGGTGCCCGAGCTCAGTTCCTGGGCCGCCTACGGCTGGTCGGGGGTCGAACTCTTCTTCCTGATCAGCGGTTTCGTGATCTGCATGTCGGCCTGGGGCCGGACGGTCGGCGAGTTCTTCGTCTCCCGGGTGGTGCGCCTCTTCCCCGCGTACTGGGTCTGCCTGCTGGTCACCTCGGCGATCGTCCTCACCGCCCGGCCGACCTGGATGTGGAACATCGACAAGTTCCACTACTCGGACGTGCTGACCAACATGACCATGATGCAGAACGGCGTGGGCGGGGCGATGGACATCGACCCGGTCTACTGGACGCTCTGGATCGAGTTGCGGTTCTACATCATGTTCGCCGTGCTGGTGGCGCTGGGCGGGCTGACCTACCGCAGGGTCGTGATGTTCTGCGCGGTCTGGACCCTCGGGACGGTCGCGACAGCAGCCTCCGGCTGGGCGGTCCTCGACCTGGTCTTCGACCCGGAGTACGCGCCGCTCTTCATCGCGGGGATCGCGCTGTACCTGATCCACCGCTTCGGCTCCGACCTGCTGCTCTGGAGCATCGTCGGCTTCAACTGGCTGCTCGCCCAGCACCGGATGCGGCAGATCATGTCCGGCTACGCGAACGACGCGGGCCACCGGCTCAGCTTCACCGTGGGCGTGCTCATCGTCACGGCGTACTTCCTGGTGATGGCCGCCGCGGCGCTGGGCCGGCTGGACTGGATCCGCGGCAGGTGGATCGTCACCGCGGGTGCGCTCACCTATCCGCTCTACCTGCTGCACGAGGAGATCGGCTGGTACCTGATCTCGGAGCTGCACGAACACCTGAACCCGTACGTTCTGGTGTTCTTCCTGGTCGGGGCGATGCTGGTGGCCTCGTGGCTGGTGCACCGGCTGGTGGAGCGGCCGCTCTCCAAGGTGCTCAAGCGGCGGCTGACCGCGGCCCTGGAGCGGGCCCGCCGGATCGACGCCGCGGACCGTGACCCGCTCTGGGCGACGGTGGCGGCCACCGCCGCCGAACCGGCCGTGGAGCAGTGCTCCAGCAGTCCCCAGTAG
- a CDS encoding response regulator transcription factor: protein MTDAVSGAAGEGGPVGVPPAEGSGRVARVVLVDDHRMFRTGVRAEIGRTETTGIDVVGEADDVESAVRVVAETRPDVVLLDVHLPGGGGVEVLRRSTAVMGEPGGVKFLALSVSDAAEDVIGVIRGGARGYVTKTITGTDLVNAIFRIADGDAVFSPRLAGFVLDAFAATDTPPVDEDLDRLTQREREVLRLIARGYAYKEIAKQLFISVKTVESHVSAVLRKLQLSNRHELTRWATARRLV from the coding sequence ATGACTGACGCTGTTTCGGGTGCGGCCGGCGAAGGCGGCCCCGTGGGGGTGCCCCCGGCCGAAGGCTCGGGGAGGGTGGCCCGGGTGGTGCTGGTCGACGACCACCGGATGTTCCGCACCGGGGTGCGCGCCGAGATCGGCCGCACCGAGACCACCGGCATCGACGTGGTGGGCGAGGCCGACGATGTCGAGTCGGCGGTCAGGGTGGTCGCCGAGACCCGCCCCGATGTGGTGCTGCTCGACGTGCACCTGCCCGGCGGCGGTGGCGTGGAGGTGCTGCGCCGCTCGACCGCGGTGATGGGCGAGCCGGGCGGGGTGAAGTTCCTCGCGCTCTCCGTCTCGGACGCCGCCGAGGACGTGATCGGCGTGATCCGCGGCGGTGCCCGCGGCTACGTCACCAAGACCATCACCGGCACCGACCTGGTCAACGCGATCTTCCGGATCGCCGACGGCGACGCGGTCTTCTCGCCGCGGCTGGCCGGTTTCGTGCTGGACGCCTTCGCCGCCACCGACACCCCGCCGGTGGACGAGGACCTCGACCGCCTCACCCAGCGGGAGCGCGAGGTGCTGCGGCTGATCGCGCGCGGGTACGCGTACAAGGAGATCGCCAAGCAGCTGTTCATCTCGGTGAAGACGGTGGAGAGCCACGTCTCGGCGGTGCTGCGCAAGCTCCAGCTGAGTAACCGTCACGAGCTAACCCGGTGGGCCACCGCGCGTCGCCTGGTCTGA
- a CDS encoding PspC domain-containing protein, whose protein sequence is MAAPGTEPDPSTTAPDGPPSGGAEPTPGPTAAPYRKLYRSPHSRMLGGVAHGLAVHLRLPVAWVRAAFVLLFFANGLGVLLYAAFWFVVPIGIDEPAPQGPFQRYLWVDGQFVPADTVGVMPDPLTKGERGRLARLRDLLQGAFQGEPLVAGQPPAARPGGAASRQNLGQLAALLMLVIGVMALLNVLNIQSSQPYTWPLLAIGVGVALVWRQADDSRWQRWFGLEGGGKRRSAFVRVGAGVLLVTIGIIGFLILQGAGSTVASVIEASLAVLAGVLVLTGPYALRMWQDLAAERTARIRAQERAEIAAHIHDSVLHTLTLIQRRSEDPKEVQRLARAQERELRLWLYRPEAAAEAAPDTLAERLREVVAEVEDRHGVPVELVCVGDCPMDDRIAAQMQAAREAMVNAAKYGGGGPVQVYAEVEGRTVSVFVRDHGPGFDPDTVPEDRMGVRESIIGRMKRNGGTARVRPAPDGGTEVELEMERAADD, encoded by the coding sequence GTGGCAGCCCCCGGTACCGAACCCGATCCGAGCACGACCGCCCCCGACGGCCCGCCGTCCGGGGGCGCCGAGCCGACCCCGGGGCCGACCGCGGCGCCCTACCGCAAGCTCTACCGCAGCCCGCACTCGCGGATGCTGGGCGGGGTCGCGCACGGGCTCGCGGTGCACCTGCGACTGCCGGTCGCCTGGGTGCGGGCCGCCTTCGTGCTGCTCTTCTTCGCCAACGGGCTCGGCGTGCTGCTCTACGCCGCGTTCTGGTTCGTGGTGCCGATCGGCATCGACGAGCCGGCCCCGCAGGGCCCGTTTCAGCGCTACCTCTGGGTGGACGGCCAGTTCGTGCCGGCCGACACCGTCGGCGTGATGCCCGATCCGCTGACCAAGGGGGAGCGCGGCCGGCTGGCGCGGCTGCGCGACCTGCTGCAGGGCGCCTTCCAGGGCGAGCCGCTGGTCGCCGGGCAGCCGCCCGCCGCCCGGCCGGGCGGCGCGGCCAGCCGGCAGAACCTCGGTCAACTGGCCGCGCTGCTGATGCTGGTGATCGGCGTGATGGCGCTGCTCAACGTGCTCAACATCCAGTCCTCCCAGCCCTACACCTGGCCGCTGCTGGCGATCGGCGTCGGCGTCGCGCTGGTCTGGCGACAGGCCGACGACTCGCGCTGGCAGCGCTGGTTCGGCCTGGAGGGCGGTGGCAAGCGGCGCAGCGCCTTCGTCCGGGTCGGCGCCGGTGTGCTGCTGGTGACGATCGGCATCATCGGCTTCCTGATCCTGCAGGGCGCCGGCTCCACCGTCGCCTCGGTGATCGAGGCCTCGCTCGCGGTGCTGGCCGGGGTGCTGGTGCTAACCGGCCCCTACGCGCTGCGGATGTGGCAGGACCTGGCCGCCGAGCGGACCGCCCGGATCCGGGCCCAGGAACGGGCCGAGATCGCCGCGCACATCCACGACTCGGTGCTGCACACGCTGACCCTGATCCAGCGCAGGTCCGAGGACCCCAAGGAGGTCCAGCGCCTGGCCCGGGCCCAGGAGCGCGAACTGCGGCTCTGGCTCTACCGTCCGGAGGCCGCCGCCGAGGCCGCGCCCGACACGCTGGCCGAGCGGCTGCGCGAGGTGGTCGCCGAGGTCGAGGACCGGCACGGCGTCCCGGTCGAGCTGGTCTGCGTCGGCGACTGCCCGATGGACGACCGGATCGCGGCCCAGATGCAGGCCGCGCGTGAAGCGATGGTCAATGCCGCCAAGTACGGTGGCGGAGGACCGGTGCAGGTCTACGCCGAGGTGGAGGGGAGGACGGTGTCGGTGTTCGTACGCGATCACGGCCCCGGATTCGACCCCGACACCGTGCCGGAGGACCGGATGGGCGTCCGCGAGTCGATCATCGGCCGGATGAAGCGCAACGGCGGTACCGCACGGGTGCGCCCGGCGCCGGACGGCGGCACCGAGGTCGAGCTGGAGATGGAGAGAGCTGCAGATGACTGA